The proteins below are encoded in one region of Tindallia magadiensis:
- a CDS encoding ABC transporter ATP-binding protein, whose protein sequence is MKALELKEVSYSYDGKHAIIDQISFGVDCGEVVSLMGLNGAGKTTLLELIATLKKPAKGQCLYFDDETIPIPQIRSQIGYVAQEVALYDHFSIEENLHLFGKLYHLQKEALEEQIQKLLKWLKLEGQGNVKIKHCSGGMKRKAHLAAALLHQPKLLILDEPTAGIDAPTAMQIIESLRGLSKEGVAILCVAHSFEEVLALGGRVIWLKNGRKHQEVNLDDVSINGKEQIKTMFADCI, encoded by the coding sequence TTGAAAGCGCTGGAACTGAAAGAAGTGAGTTATTCCTATGATGGAAAACACGCGATTATTGATCAAATCAGTTTTGGTGTTGATTGTGGGGAAGTGGTTAGTCTGATGGGCTTGAATGGCGCAGGGAAGACAACGCTTCTGGAGCTCATTGCGACATTAAAAAAACCGGCGAAAGGACAATGCCTCTACTTTGATGATGAAACAATACCTATTCCGCAAATAAGGAGCCAAATAGGTTATGTAGCCCAAGAGGTTGCGCTTTATGATCATTTTAGTATTGAAGAGAACCTTCATCTTTTCGGGAAATTATACCATCTTCAGAAAGAAGCGCTGGAGGAACAAATACAAAAACTCCTCAAGTGGTTGAAGCTGGAAGGTCAGGGAAATGTCAAAATAAAGCATTGTTCTGGTGGGATGAAGCGAAAAGCTCATTTGGCGGCAGCTTTATTACATCAACCAAAGCTTCTGATCTTGGATGAACCGACAGCTGGAATAGATGCACCAACAGCTATGCAAATCATCGAATCTTTACGAGGGCTGTCAAAAGAGGGTGTGGCTATTTTATGTGTGGCTCATTCCTTTGAAGAAGTATTAGCTTTAGGAGGAAGGGTTATTTGGTTAAAAAATGGTCGTAAGCATCAAGAAGTTAATTTAGATGATGTTTCCATTAATGGAAAAGAACAAATAAAAACCATGTTTGCAGATTGTATATAG
- the pdxR gene encoding MocR-like pyridoxine biosynthesis transcription factor PdxR, which translates to MQGNWASLKLDASLEKPLYQQLYEYLRQHILEGKMKADSKLPSKRKFAAQLGISQNTIQTAYGQLLEEGYIYAIEKSGFYVEKIEHLVHWKMESSAMPEGKKQIQPPMIDFSYYGVDREVNPFTIFKKLSKLAIEENGEAFLNRVEAKGYLGLRKAIATYLRFSRGINATAEQIVVSSGTEFLFQILFQILPEKSMYGMENPGPERLPNLFQNHRIQFCPLQVDREGIDTKELEGSGVDVLCITPSHQFPTGVIMPIKRRSALLSWAAQQEGRYIIEDDYDSEFKYKGMTIPALQGLDMNEKVIYMGSFSKSMSPALRISYMILPEHLLKEYHEKLAYLVCPVPLLDQKIMEQFMELGYFEKHLNRMRTKYKKKRSVLMKGLESLGDKITLLGADAGLHLVLAVHNGMTEKELMEKAAEFRVKVYGMSQYDIEEKKSGAASSPKILIGFASLSEGEIERGIESLKQAWFSNREQRG; encoded by the coding sequence ATGCAGGGAAACTGGGCTTCGCTGAAGCTGGATGCTTCGTTGGAAAAACCATTGTATCAACAATTGTATGAATATCTGAGGCAGCATATTTTGGAAGGGAAAATGAAGGCGGATTCAAAACTGCCTTCAAAGCGAAAATTTGCTGCTCAATTGGGGATTAGTCAAAACACGATCCAGACAGCTTACGGACAGCTTTTAGAAGAAGGGTATATATATGCAATCGAAAAAAGCGGTTTCTATGTCGAAAAAATTGAGCATTTGGTTCATTGGAAAATGGAATCTTCGGCAATGCCTGAGGGGAAAAAACAAATTCAGCCACCAATGATCGACTTTTCCTACTATGGAGTAGATCGGGAAGTGAATCCTTTTACGATCTTTAAGAAACTCAGCAAGCTGGCCATAGAAGAAAATGGGGAAGCTTTTTTGAACCGGGTGGAAGCCAAGGGATACCTGGGGCTGAGAAAGGCAATTGCTACGTATCTTCGTTTTTCTCGAGGCATTAATGCAACGGCAGAGCAAATCGTGGTTAGTTCAGGAACAGAGTTTTTATTCCAGATACTATTTCAAATTTTACCGGAGAAAAGTATGTATGGTATGGAAAATCCAGGCCCTGAAAGACTGCCAAATCTGTTTCAAAATCATAGGATACAATTCTGTCCCTTACAAGTGGATAGAGAAGGCATCGATACGAAGGAGCTAGAAGGTTCCGGAGTGGATGTTCTATGCATTACTCCATCTCACCAATTTCCTACTGGTGTGATTATGCCAATTAAAAGACGGTCCGCTTTATTGAGCTGGGCTGCTCAGCAAGAAGGTCGGTATATTATCGAAGATGATTACGATAGCGAGTTTAAGTATAAGGGAATGACCATACCGGCGTTACAAGGTTTAGACATGAATGAAAAGGTAATCTATATGGGCTCTTTTTCAAAATCCATGTCACCGGCTTTGCGGATTAGTTATATGATTTTACCAGAACATTTGTTGAAGGAATATCATGAAAAATTAGCTTATCTGGTTTGTCCGGTACCGCTATTGGATCAAAAGATAATGGAACAATTTATGGAATTAGGGTATTTTGAAAAACATTTAAACCGAATGAGAACAAAATACAAAAAAAAACGTAGTGTATTAATGAAAGGGCTGGAAAGCTTAGGTGATAAAATTACCTTGCTGGGTGCTGATGCGGGGCTGCATCTTGTTTTGGCTGTTCACAACGGAATGACAGAAAAAGAGTTGATGGAAAAAGCGGCAGAGTTTCGGGTAAAAGTGTATGGAATGAGTCAATATGATATAGAGGAAAAGAAAAGCGGCGCGGCTTCTTCGCCCAAAATATTGATTGGATTTGCGTCTTTATCGGAAGGAGAAATTGAAAGAGGGATTGAAAGCCTTAAGCAAGCCTGGTTTTCGAATAGGGAACAGAGAGGCTGA
- the pdxS gene encoding pyridoxal 5'-phosphate synthase lyase subunit PdxS — translation MRNSKEFNKQLAETLKGGVIMDVTNREQARIAEKAGACAVMALERIPADIRVTGGVSRMSDPAMIQEIQAVVSLPVMAKVRIGHFVEAQILESIHIDMIDESEVLTPADHQFHIDKNSFEAPFVCGARSLGEALRRIAEGASMIRTKGEAGTGDVSQAVQHMRKIQQEIKMVTHLSPDELYDMAKTMQVSYDLLKTVHQNGKLPVVNFAAGGVATPADAALMMQLGADGVFVGSGIFKSGDPEKRAAAIVNAVASYKDAAVLAKHSTKLGEAMVGINVTELDVKMANR, via the coding sequence ATGAGAAATTCAAAAGAATTTAATAAACAACTAGCGGAAACCTTAAAAGGTGGCGTCATTATGGATGTTACCAACCGGGAACAGGCAAGAATTGCTGAAAAAGCAGGTGCTTGCGCTGTCATGGCCTTAGAACGGATTCCTGCTGACATTCGAGTAACCGGTGGCGTTTCCCGAATGAGCGATCCAGCAATGATTCAGGAAATCCAAGCCGTCGTTTCACTTCCCGTTATGGCGAAAGTTCGTATTGGTCATTTTGTTGAAGCCCAAATATTAGAATCGATTCATATTGATATGATCGACGAAAGCGAAGTATTAACGCCTGCCGATCACCAATTTCATATCGATAAAAACAGCTTTGAAGCGCCATTTGTGTGTGGTGCCCGCAGTTTAGGAGAAGCCCTCAGACGAATTGCAGAAGGTGCTTCCATGATCCGTACCAAAGGAGAGGCCGGAACCGGCGATGTTTCTCAAGCGGTACAACATATGCGTAAAATTCAACAGGAGATTAAAATGGTTACTCACTTAAGCCCCGATGAATTGTACGATATGGCCAAAACCATGCAAGTCTCTTACGACTTATTAAAAACCGTTCATCAAAACGGCAAATTACCCGTTGTTAATTTCGCAGCAGGAGGAGTGGCAACTCCCGCCGACGCCGCTTTAATGATGCAATTGGGAGCCGATGGTGTTTTTGTCGGTTCAGGGATCTTTAAATCTGGTGATCCAGAAAAACGAGCAGCCGCTATTGTTAATGCCGTAGCTTCTTATAAGGATGCGGCTGTACTGGCAAAACACTCTACGAAACTGGGCGAAGCCATGGTTGGTATTAATGTCACCGAGCTGGACGTAAAAATGGCAAACCGCTAA
- a CDS encoding ABC transporter permease subunit — protein MENQKIVTPPEQSGAQKVKQFIVGNMVTILFVIICWIGFYYSGLTFSFLLDDVITRMVRNSFLVLALLLPVMAGMGLNFAIVLGAMCAQAAVIMVTHWEIPGMKGIFITVLLTTPLAILLGYLTGKLFNRTKGQEMITGLILGFFSNGIYQFIFLLLLGSVIPFENETLVLSSGVGLRTTVDLAGGLRYAIDDVWYLPFTVTAIMAGIAAIGHGVYRYLKGIPTLDHAPGAKKYLLSAAVGALLIGWSFYIRSTVSYINFIKVPVLTVALIALLCLFTSYFVRTKLGQDFRTVGQDRHIAQVSGIHSDNTRLLAMILSTTLASWGHIIFLQNLGTFSTYGSHEQIGLYSVAALLIGGASVTNAKISHALLGTFLFHTLFIVSPLAGRNLFGDAQLGEYFRVFVAYGVIGLSLVMHAWKKQLQTKKRLS, from the coding sequence ATGGAAAATCAAAAAATCGTGACACCACCAGAACAAAGTGGGGCACAGAAAGTGAAACAATTTATTGTAGGGAATATGGTAACCATTCTCTTTGTTATTATTTGCTGGATTGGTTTTTATTATTCAGGTCTCACCTTTTCCTTTCTTTTGGACGATGTGATTACCCGTATGGTTCGAAACAGCTTCTTAGTATTAGCGCTGTTACTACCGGTTATGGCGGGAATGGGGCTGAATTTTGCAATTGTTTTAGGGGCGATGTGTGCCCAGGCGGCTGTTATTATGGTGACCCACTGGGAAATTCCAGGAATGAAGGGTATCTTTATTACCGTACTGTTAACAACCCCATTAGCGATTTTATTAGGATATCTAACGGGAAAACTGTTTAACCGGACTAAAGGTCAGGAAATGATTACCGGCCTGATCCTGGGTTTTTTCTCTAATGGAATTTACCAATTCATCTTTCTCTTGCTGCTAGGATCGGTGATTCCTTTTGAGAATGAAACGCTGGTGCTTAGTTCTGGTGTTGGTCTTCGGACAACGGTTGATTTAGCTGGCGGTTTGCGATATGCCATTGACGATGTATGGTATTTGCCCTTTACGGTTACAGCCATCATGGCAGGGATAGCGGCAATAGGGCATGGTGTGTATCGCTATCTTAAAGGGATTCCAACGCTGGATCATGCACCGGGAGCAAAAAAATACCTCTTGTCCGCTGCTGTAGGAGCTTTGCTGATCGGCTGGAGCTTTTATATCAGAAGCACTGTTTCTTACATTAACTTTATCAAAGTACCTGTTTTGACGGTAGCGTTGATTGCGTTGCTTTGTCTGTTTACTTCTTATTTTGTGCGAACAAAACTGGGGCAAGATTTTCGGACTGTTGGACAGGATCGTCATATTGCACAGGTTTCTGGGATTCACTCAGATAATACACGCTTATTGGCCATGATTCTTTCCACCACATTGGCCTCTTGGGGGCATATTATCTTTTTACAGAATTTAGGAACCTTCAGTACTTATGGAAGTCATGAGCAGATAGGGCTCTACTCTGTTGCAGCCTTGCTGATCGGTGGTGCATCTGTTACCAATGCAAAAATCAGCCATGCACTGTTGGGAACTTTCTTGTTCCACACTCTTTTTATTGTATCGCCGTTGGCTGGTCGGAATCTATTTGGTGATGCTCAGCTAGGTGAGTATTTCCGAGTGTTTGTGGCCTATGGTGTTATCGGACTCTCCTTAGTAATGCATGCATGGAAAAAACAATTACAAACGAAAAAGCGACTTAGTTAA
- a CDS encoding ABC transporter permease subunit yields MSNVKKFIDRFGLPRVIIIAFLIFLCISAIMLDIPITDLISDALVRTGMNGVLVLAMVPGILAGIGLNFGIPIGIVCGLLGGLIAIEMDLVGFTAFFAAVFISIPLSIVAGVLYGLLLNRVKGSEMTIATYAGFSIVSLMSIAWLILPFKSEEMRWPIGTGLRTTITLQGRYERILNNWASFDIFGITIPTGLLLFFGACCFLMWLFLRSQTGISMKAVGDNPRFALASGIHENKMRIVGTVLSTMLGAVGIVVYGQSFGFIQLYQAPMFMGFAATAAVLIGGASIKKANISNVIIGTFLFQSLLVVSLPVANKVMSLGSLAEITRIIVSNGIILYALTQIGGGE; encoded by the coding sequence ATGAGTAATGTGAAAAAATTTATTGACAGATTTGGGCTGCCAAGGGTCATCATTATAGCCTTTTTGATTTTTCTATGTATCTCGGCGATTATGCTGGATATTCCCATTACGGATCTGATATCCGATGCTCTCGTTCGTACAGGCATGAACGGTGTGTTAGTGCTGGCAATGGTTCCCGGTATTTTGGCTGGTATTGGGTTAAACTTTGGAATTCCTATTGGTATTGTTTGTGGGTTGTTAGGTGGACTGATCGCCATCGAAATGGATTTGGTCGGGTTTACGGCATTCTTTGCAGCTGTATTTATTTCCATTCCTTTATCCATTGTGGCAGGAGTGCTCTATGGACTGCTGCTAAACCGGGTAAAAGGTTCGGAAATGACCATTGCTACTTATGCGGGTTTTTCAATTGTTTCTTTGATGAGTATTGCCTGGCTGATACTTCCCTTCAAAAGTGAAGAAATGCGTTGGCCTATTGGTACAGGTCTTAGAACAACCATTACACTTCAAGGCCGTTACGAAAGAATCTTAAACAACTGGGCTTCTTTTGATATCTTTGGCATTACCATTCCCACAGGGTTGCTACTCTTTTTCGGTGCCTGCTGTTTTCTGATGTGGCTATTTTTGAGGAGTCAGACCGGTATTTCGATGAAAGCGGTTGGTGATAATCCGAGATTTGCCCTAGCATCTGGCATTCATGAAAATAAAATGCGTATTGTGGGAACTGTTTTATCAACTATGTTAGGGGCTGTAGGTATTGTTGTTTATGGTCAGAGTTTTGGTTTTATTCAACTCTATCAAGCGCCAATGTTTATGGGCTTTGCGGCAACGGCGGCTGTTTTGATCGGTGGAGCTTCTATAAAAAAAGCGAATATTTCCAATGTTATCATTGGAACCTTTTTGTTTCAGTCTTTATTAGTCGTTTCACTTCCGGTAGCAAACAAAGTGATGTCACTGGGCAGTTTAGCTGAAATTACCCGGATTATCGTCAGTAACGGCATCATTCTCTATGCTCTGACTCAAATAGGAGGTGGCGAATAA
- a CDS encoding sugar ABC transporter ATP-binding protein, protein MRNSEYVLEMKGIGKEYYGTRVLENINIELKPGEIHAVLGENGAGKSTLMNILFGMSVIHSTGGFEGQVLVEGEEVNIKSPVEAMHKGIGMVHQEFMLIPGYSITENIKLNREITNPSIVSRFMSKRLEVLNFDAMNKDARIALDKLGLNVEEWVRIAGLPVGYMQFVEIAREIDKKNLKVLVFDEPTAVLTENEAQRLLESMQLIASEGIAILFITHRLDEVKQISDRITVLRDGKHVVTKDTKDSDVMEMANLMVGREIKMDQNLVESQGKKKVKMSLRNLYVDMPGEEIKGVDLDIYEGEILGIGGLAGQGKIGLANGIMGLYQTEGEIMLDGKPIKLTDPWESLERGLAFVSEDRRGIGLLLDTSIEMNIVVTAMKIQQQFLNQFGPFSQKNSKAIREHALKMIEELDIRCTGPEQPVKRLSGGNQQKVCIARALTLNPKVLFVSEPTRGIDVGAKKLVLDTLKKLNQEHGMTIIMTSSELAELRLISHRIAIVNEGKLEGTLLPNADDVDFGLMMAGEYQKVKGGEVEVHE, encoded by the coding sequence TTGAGAAATTCGGAATATGTTCTTGAAATGAAAGGCATTGGAAAAGAGTACTATGGCACACGGGTTTTGGAAAATATTAACATTGAGCTAAAACCTGGCGAAATCCATGCCGTACTGGGTGAAAATGGAGCAGGGAAATCTACCTTAATGAATATTTTGTTTGGAATGTCAGTCATTCATAGCACTGGTGGTTTTGAAGGGCAAGTGTTGGTAGAGGGGGAAGAAGTAAATATAAAATCGCCTGTAGAAGCTATGCATAAAGGCATAGGAATGGTTCATCAGGAATTTATGTTGATTCCGGGATATTCTATTACAGAGAATATCAAGCTGAACCGAGAAATAACTAATCCGAGCATCGTGAGTCGTTTTATGAGTAAGCGCCTGGAAGTATTAAACTTTGATGCGATGAATAAGGATGCTCGTATAGCTCTTGATAAACTGGGCCTTAACGTTGAAGAGTGGGTTCGAATTGCAGGGTTGCCGGTAGGCTACATGCAGTTTGTAGAGATTGCTAGAGAGATTGACAAAAAAAATCTTAAAGTCCTGGTTTTTGATGAGCCTACAGCTGTATTGACAGAAAATGAAGCGCAGCGATTATTAGAGTCCATGCAGCTCATCGCTTCGGAAGGAATTGCTATTTTATTTATTACTCACCGCCTGGACGAGGTAAAACAGATTTCAGATCGCATCACAGTATTGAGAGATGGGAAACATGTAGTTACGAAGGATACAAAAGATAGCGATGTGATGGAAATGGCTAATTTAATGGTAGGCCGTGAAATCAAAATGGATCAGAACCTAGTGGAAAGTCAGGGAAAGAAAAAGGTTAAAATGTCACTTCGAAATCTCTATGTCGATATGCCGGGAGAAGAAATAAAGGGAGTAGACCTGGATATTTATGAAGGAGAAATTCTTGGAATAGGTGGTCTTGCCGGGCAGGGGAAAATTGGTCTGGCCAATGGAATAATGGGACTTTACCAGACAGAAGGAGAAATAATGCTGGATGGGAAACCAATAAAGCTCACTGATCCCTGGGAATCTTTAGAGCGGGGCCTTGCCTTTGTATCGGAAGATCGGAGAGGCATTGGCTTGTTGTTGGATACGTCTATTGAAATGAACATTGTTGTGACAGCCATGAAAATTCAACAACAGTTTTTGAATCAGTTTGGGCCTTTTTCACAAAAAAACAGTAAAGCTATTCGTGAACATGCCTTAAAAATGATTGAAGAGCTGGATATTCGTTGTACAGGACCGGAACAGCCGGTAAAGCGGCTGAGTGGAGGTAATCAGCAAAAGGTATGCATTGCCAGAGCCCTTACCCTTAATCCAAAGGTTCTCTTTGTTTCAGAGCCTACGCGTGGAATTGATGTAGGTGCAAAGAAATTAGTATTAGACACATTGAAAAAACTTAATCAGGAACATGGAATGACCATTATTATGACTTCCAGTGAATTAGCGGAACTTCGCCTTATTTCTCACCGAATTGCCATCGTGAATGAAGGAAAACTGGAAGGAACTCTTCTGCCGAATGCTGATGATGTTGATTTTGGACTGATGATGGCAGGAGAATACCAAAAGGTGAAAGGCGGGGAGGTGGAAGTTCATGAGTAA
- a CDS encoding DUF3798 domain-containing protein, which yields MKKALALLLAMMMVFSLVGCGGSEPAAEPAEDGGETTDAVEETSSNYKIGIMTGTVSQGEEEFRAAENMRDKYGDMIVLSTYPDRFMQEQETTITNMMAMASDPDVKAIVMVQAVPGAAAAIARVREIRDDILIVLGVPGEDPDVIADYGDVIIQTNDLARGSQIAQQAQEMGAEVLVHYSFPRHMSYEMLASRRDLMKEEAERIGLTFIEEDAPDPTGDAGVPGTQQFIMEDVPRKIEEYGKNTAFFGSNCAMMEPMIRQTVEHGALYPVQCCPSPYHALPAALGISVSEDQAGDLDYIITEIGEKCAEADMQGRVGTWSVPVNMMYVEAGVEYAIEYLEGNTDGKADAAVLTSIMSEIAGGDIELSNYEGYDHFFLYLGAPIIF from the coding sequence ATGAAGAAGGCATTAGCGCTATTGTTGGCAATGATGATGGTTTTTAGTCTTGTTGGATGTGGCGGTTCCGAGCCAGCGGCAGAACCGGCAGAAGATGGCGGGGAAACGACTGATGCGGTAGAAGAAACATCTTCTAACTACAAAATTGGTATTATGACAGGAACGGTTTCTCAGGGGGAAGAAGAATTCCGAGCAGCTGAAAACATGAGAGATAAATATGGTGATATGATTGTTTTATCTACCTATCCAGACCGATTTATGCAAGAGCAGGAAACGACTATCACCAATATGATGGCGATGGCTTCTGATCCTGATGTAAAAGCCATTGTAATGGTACAGGCTGTTCCCGGAGCGGCGGCAGCCATTGCTCGGGTAAGAGAAATCAGAGATGATATCCTAATTGTTTTAGGCGTACCAGGAGAAGATCCGGATGTTATTGCTGACTATGGAGATGTTATCATTCAGACCAATGACTTGGCAAGAGGCTCTCAGATTGCACAACAAGCTCAGGAAATGGGCGCAGAAGTGCTGGTCCACTATTCTTTCCCAAGACATATGTCTTACGAAATGCTGGCTTCCAGACGTGATTTGATGAAGGAAGAAGCGGAAAGAATCGGCTTAACGTTTATTGAAGAAGATGCTCCGGATCCAACCGGTGATGCTGGTGTTCCGGGAACTCAACAGTTTATTATGGAAGATGTGCCAAGAAAAATTGAAGAATACGGAAAAAATACAGCTTTCTTTGGAAGTAACTGTGCGATGATGGAACCAATGATCCGTCAGACGGTTGAGCATGGTGCTTTATATCCGGTTCAATGCTGTCCGTCTCCTTACCATGCATTGCCGGCAGCCCTTGGTATATCAGTATCAGAGGATCAAGCGGGAGATCTGGACTATATCATTACTGAAATAGGCGAAAAATGTGCCGAAGCCGATATGCAAGGACGTGTAGGGACTTGGTCGGTACCAGTTAATATGATGTACGTAGAAGCTGGTGTTGAATATGCTATTGAATATCTGGAAGGCAATACAGATGGCAAAGCAGATGCGGCTGTTTTAACTTCTATTATGAGTGAAATTGCTGGTGGCGATATCGAGCTGTCTAATTATGAGGGATACGACCATTTCTTCTTATACTTAGGAGCACCAATTATTTTCTAA
- a CDS encoding PTS transporter subunit IIC has protein sequence MKEVKAFLAKKQVVFSLKRYGIEALGAMALGLFASLIVGLILNVLGEQLGIIILEEMGSIAMSMAGPAIGVAVAYGLKAPPLVLFTSAVTGMAGYQMGGPAGCFVAAVVGAEFGKLVAGETRVDIVITPVTTMITGVLTGMFIGPVIGGLMVQLGALIMAITEIHPLPMGAFVAVIVGMTLTLPISSAALCIMLELSGTAAGAATVGCCCQMVGFAVSGYKDNGMGGLISQGLGTSMLQIPNIVRNPFIWIPPTLASAIIGPFSTTVFRMENVPTGAGMGTSGLVGQFGTVEAMGMSSDVLMKVGLLHFLFPAVVTYIIYKIMWQKRWIKDGDMKLEQG, from the coding sequence ATGAAAGAAGTGAAAGCATTTCTAGCAAAAAAGCAGGTTGTTTTTTCCTTGAAACGATATGGAATAGAAGCATTAGGAGCGATGGCTCTTGGTTTGTTTGCATCTTTGATTGTTGGTTTAATTCTTAACGTACTTGGAGAACAACTTGGTATCATCATCCTAGAAGAAATGGGCAGCATTGCCATGAGCATGGCAGGGCCAGCGATTGGCGTGGCCGTTGCCTATGGTTTGAAAGCACCACCGTTGGTGCTGTTTACTTCAGCCGTAACCGGTATGGCTGGCTATCAGATGGGTGGTCCGGCTGGTTGTTTTGTGGCAGCGGTTGTCGGAGCGGAATTTGGAAAGTTGGTTGCTGGGGAAACCCGAGTGGACATTGTGATCACACCAGTTACTACGATGATTACAGGTGTATTAACCGGTATGTTTATAGGACCTGTGATCGGAGGATTGATGGTGCAGTTAGGAGCCCTTATCATGGCGATTACAGAAATTCATCCGTTGCCGATGGGTGCTTTCGTAGCTGTGATTGTGGGGATGACATTAACGCTTCCTATTTCCAGTGCGGCTCTGTGTATTATGTTAGAGCTTAGTGGCACCGCCGCCGGTGCGGCAACCGTAGGATGCTGTTGTCAGATGGTTGGATTTGCGGTTTCCGGTTATAAGGATAACGGGATGGGTGGTTTAATATCTCAGGGACTAGGAACATCTATGCTGCAAATTCCCAATATTGTTCGCAATCCTTTTATATGGATTCCACCGACCCTCGCTTCAGCTATCATTGGTCCTTTTTCGACCACTGTTTTTCGCATGGAAAATGTACCCACCGGCGCTGGCATGGGAACCAGCGGATTGGTCGGGCAATTTGGAACCGTGGAAGCCATGGGTATGAGTAGTGATGTGCTGATGAAAGTAGGACTTCTTCATTTTCTTTTTCCAGCGGTTGTAACTTATATCATCTACAAAATCATGTGGCAAAAGAGATGGATTAAAGATGGTGATATGAAACTAGAGCAAGGATAA
- the pyrB gene encoding aspartate carbamoyltransferase yields MNLEGRHLIDPHDFSVTELTELLDLGLRMYENPAIFADACRGKILGTLFYEPSTRTRLSFESAMLRLGGRVLGFSDAATSSASKGESLADTIRVLDDYADVLVMRHPREGAPRLAAEYSTAPVINGGDGGHQHPTQTLTDLLTLKKYLGKIENLKVAFCGDLLFGRTVHSLIKTLSRFPGMEFFLISPPELRIPSHLKEELLEEYEVKVTETSQLEDCITEIDLLYMTRIQKERFFNEEEYVKLKDSFILSREKLAPAKDSLLVLHPLPRVNEIQYDVDEDPRAKYFDQAKMGIYVRMALICAVLGVKLPC; encoded by the coding sequence TTGAATTTAGAAGGAAGACACCTGATTGATCCCCATGATTTCAGCGTAACTGAATTAACCGAATTGCTAGACCTAGGCCTTAGGATGTATGAAAATCCTGCTATTTTTGCTGATGCTTGTCGTGGCAAAATCCTAGGCACTTTATTTTATGAGCCCAGTACCCGCACCAGGCTAAGCTTTGAATCAGCAATGCTTAGACTTGGCGGACGAGTACTGGGTTTTTCTGATGCAGCTACCAGTAGTGCTTCTAAAGGTGAAAGCTTGGCTGACACCATCCGGGTTTTAGATGATTACGCTGACGTTTTAGTGATGAGACATCCAAGAGAAGGAGCTCCCAGACTGGCAGCAGAATATTCAACAGCACCAGTGATTAATGGAGGAGATGGTGGTCATCAACATCCTACTCAAACCCTGACCGATCTTCTTACTTTAAAGAAATATCTGGGTAAGATCGAAAACCTTAAAGTAGCCTTTTGCGGCGATCTTCTCTTTGGCCGTACCGTCCATTCCTTAATCAAAACCCTGAGCCGTTTTCCGGGCATGGAATTTTTTCTGATTTCGCCACCAGAGCTTCGGATTCCTTCCCACCTAAAAGAAGAATTGTTAGAGGAATACGAAGTAAAGGTAACTGAAACCAGTCAATTAGAAGATTGCATCACAGAAATCGACCTTTTGTATATGACACGTATTCAAAAGGAACGTTTTTTCAACGAAGAAGAGTATGTAAAATTAAAAGACAGCTTTATTCTTTCCAGAGAAAAACTGGCTCCTGCTAAAGATTCTTTGCTGGTACTGCATCCACTGCCAAGGGTTAACGAGATTCAGTATGATGTGGATGAAGATCCTCGAGCCAAGTACTTCGATCAGGCAAAGATGGGTATTTATGTACGGATGGCATTAATATGCGCTGTATTGGGGGTGAAGTTACCATGTTAG
- a CDS encoding aspartate carbamoyltransferase regulatory subunit, which yields MLEVTAIKKGIVIDHIPAGKGLKIFEKLRLDRHQAQAVLLMHVKSRKRGSKDIIKIQDDLTVDLRILGLIDPGITVNYIENEEIIDKKLAGLPQVVTGLFQCKNPRCITGVDDCAVPEFTLVPNGKIRYKCSYCGTLTEYKL from the coding sequence ATGTTAGAAGTAACGGCTATTAAGAAAGGAATTGTGATTGATCATATTCCGGCAGGAAAGGGACTTAAGATTTTCGAAAAACTGCGTTTAGACCGTCATCAGGCTCAGGCTGTGCTTCTTATGCACGTTAAAAGTCGTAAAAGAGGCTCTAAGGACATTATTAAAATCCAGGATGATCTGACAGTAGATCTTCGAATTTTAGGACTGATCGATCCAGGAATCACTGTAAATTATATTGAAAACGAAGAAATTATCGATAAAAAACTGGCAGGATTACCGCAAGTTGTCACAGGGCTTTTTCAATGCAAAAATCCCCGGTGTATCACCGGGGTGGATGATTGTGCTGTGCCTGAATTCACGCTGGTACCTAATGGAAAAATTCGATATAAATGTTCTTACTGCGGGACGCTGACAGAGTACAAATTGTAA